Proteins from a single region of Crassaminicella profunda:
- a CDS encoding Hsp20/alpha crystallin family protein, whose product MHFTNQQISGTISNQLHFAPVSRTISNIGTTVTYSLNPSSQVSAHNTLNTVSGNMNVAGTNQFVAYPQTQWNQLGMNNVNTAINASQFNQLTSGGFISNTMIPSQGYYVRSLMVQPSIDISETTSDVVVTACVGNLGIHDVNLNVTDNSVTISGVAWTGAENVVLNRTVALPTSVRAEAIDANLQSGIMEIRCPKIEKSIRQRTTINADTIQAK is encoded by the coding sequence ATGCATTTTACAAATCAACAAATTTCAGGAACAATTTCAAATCAATTACATTTTGCTCCAGTATCAAGAACTATTTCTAATATAGGTACTACAGTAACTTATAGCTTAAATCCATCTAGTCAAGTAAGTGCTCATAACACATTAAATACTGTATCTGGAAATATGAATGTAGCAGGTACAAACCAATTTGTAGCTTATCCTCAAACTCAATGGAATCAATTAGGAATGAATAATGTAAATACAGCTATCAATGCTAGTCAATTTAATCAATTAACTAGTGGTGGATTTATTTCAAATACAATGATTCCTTCTCAAGGATATTATGTAAGAAGCTTAATGGTTCAACCATCTATAGATATTTCTGAAACAACTAGTGATGTAGTTGTTACTGCTTGCGTAGGAAATTTAGGAATTCATGATGTAAACTTAAATGTAACAGATAATTCTGTTACTATTTCAGGTGTTGCATGGACAGGTGCTGAAAATGTTGTATTAAATAGAACAGTAGCTCTTCCAACTAGTGTAAGAGCAGAAGCGATTGATGCAAACTTACAAAGTGGTATTATGGAAATCAGATGCCCTAAAATTGAAAAAAGTATCAGACAAAGAACAACAATCAATGCAGATACAATCCAAGCAAAATAA
- the hydE gene encoding [FeFe] hydrogenase H-cluster radical SAM maturase HydE: MNEKKIKHYLIMAVSTNHMLRGDQLLKNEGLTTSLVPAPSEYGSVCAIAIKVKTIDLEKAEIILKENDISLQGIYPEKIKKLSGLVEKLEQAVISDDFLKVLKKIEEGEELLFEDIVILLQTERKAEMDALFAAADRMRLEIIGDVVDIRGAIEFSNICRKNCKYCGVRKSLTDLERYRMDEDEIMEVVHQIHNIGLQTVILQSGEDLWWTPEKIVSLIERVKKETGMRITLSIGERSKEEYALYKASGADNFLLKIESTNKEIFKFIHPDDDYDHRVKCSNDLRELGYLNGSGNIIGLPGQTAQDIARDILFFKKMGINMIGIGPFLPAKGTPFEKYPPGSVDMTLKAVAVTRIVCRRVFIPATTALASIDKDGQTKALKAGANTIMLINTPAKYRENYQIYSEKNMVDLKSADKAIKEAGRKFPPYLKYKEGIVL; the protein is encoded by the coding sequence ATGAATGAAAAAAAAATAAAGCACTATCTAATCATGGCAGTTTCTACAAATCATATGTTAAGAGGGGATCAGCTTCTTAAAAATGAGGGTCTTACCACATCACTAGTTCCTGCTCCTTCTGAATATGGTTCTGTGTGTGCCATTGCTATAAAAGTAAAAACAATAGATTTAGAAAAAGCAGAAATAATTTTAAAAGAAAATGACATTAGTCTGCAAGGAATTTATCCTGAGAAAATAAAAAAGCTATCAGGTCTTGTTGAAAAATTAGAGCAAGCTGTTATATCTGATGATTTTCTAAAAGTATTAAAGAAGATAGAAGAGGGAGAGGAATTATTATTTGAAGATATAGTTATCCTTCTTCAAACAGAGAGAAAGGCAGAGATGGATGCTTTATTTGCAGCTGCGGATCGTATGAGACTTGAGATTATTGGAGATGTGGTGGATATAAGAGGGGCCATAGAGTTTTCTAATATCTGTAGAAAGAACTGTAAATATTGTGGGGTTCGAAAGAGTTTAACAGATCTTGAGAGATATAGAATGGATGAAGATGAAATCATGGAAGTAGTGCATCAAATACACAATATAGGACTTCAAACGGTAATTTTGCAGTCAGGGGAAGATTTATGGTGGACGCCAGAAAAAATTGTTTCTCTTATTGAAAGAGTTAAAAAAGAAACAGGAATGAGAATTACCTTAAGTATAGGGGAAAGATCCAAGGAAGAATATGCATTATACAAAGCATCAGGAGCTGATAACTTTTTATTAAAAATTGAGTCAACAAATAAAGAAATTTTTAAATTTATCCATCCAGATGATGATTATGATCATCGGGTGAAGTGTTCTAATGATTTGAGAGAGTTAGGTTATTTGAATGGCTCAGGAAATATTATAGGTCTTCCTGGTCAAACTGCTCAAGATATTGCAAGGGATATTTTATTTTTCAAGAAAATGGGTATCAACATGATTGGTATAGGACCATTTCTTCCTGCAAAAGGGACACCTTTTGAAAAATATCCACCAGGGAGTGTAGATATGACCCTAAAGGCAGTGGCTGTAACAAGAATTGTTTGCAGACGTGTATTTATACCAGCAACGACGGCTCTAGCCTCCATTGACAAGGACGGACAAACAAAAGCATTAAAGGCAGGAGCCAATACCATTATGCTCATCAATACACCTGCAAAATATCGAGAGAACTACCAAATTTATAGTGAAAAAAATATGGTAGATTTAAAAAGTGCTGATAAAGCTATCAAGGAAGCAGGAAGGAAGTTTCCTCCTTACTTAAAATATAAGGAAGGTATAGTTTTGTAG
- the hydG gene encoding [FeFe] hydrogenase H-cluster radical SAM maturase HydG, which yields MNTNHIINEEKINKYLEVGKKASKEEILAIIEKARDCYGLSLKEAAILLQVEDKSLLESLFDSARFIKDKIYGNRIVIFAPLYTSNECTNNCLYCGFRSANKELHRRTLSKEEIVAEAKAIENTGHKRVLLVCGEDPKKTHIDHITDAVGAIYEDVDIRRINVNAAPMSVEDFKKLKRAGIGTFQIFQETYHRETYKKMHEAGFKRDYDYRLTAIERAFEAGIDDFGIGALLGLYDYKFDVLATLMHSEYMDEKYNVGPHTISVPRLRPALGSGLSETPYPISDLEFKKIISVYRLTVPYTGIILSTREAASLRDELLSLGVSQISAGSKTNPGGYEEDDREATQFQTSDERSLDEMLQVVCEQGHLPSFCTACYRANRTGEAFMELAKDAHIHEFCQPNAILTFKENLVQFASLKTKEKGEKMIQKELEKIDDKKVKEETLKRLKRIEDGERDLYF from the coding sequence ATGAATACAAATCACATTATAAATGAAGAGAAAATAAATAAATATTTAGAAGTTGGAAAAAAGGCTAGTAAAGAAGAAATCTTGGCTATTATAGAAAAAGCAAGAGATTGTTATGGACTTAGTCTAAAGGAAGCAGCTATCCTTCTTCAAGTAGAAGATAAGAGTCTCCTAGAAAGTTTATTTGACAGCGCAAGATTTATAAAAGACAAAATATATGGGAATCGAATCGTAATATTTGCACCCCTTTATACAAGTAATGAGTGTACGAACAATTGCTTATATTGTGGCTTTCGATCAGCTAATAAAGAGCTTCATAGAAGGACATTGAGCAAAGAGGAAATTGTAGCAGAAGCAAAGGCTATTGAAAATACAGGACATAAAAGGGTTTTATTAGTATGTGGAGAAGATCCTAAAAAGACCCATATTGACCATATTACAGATGCAGTGGGAGCTATTTATGAAGATGTAGATATTAGAAGAATCAATGTAAATGCTGCCCCTATGAGTGTAGAAGACTTTAAAAAGCTAAAAAGAGCAGGAATTGGAACATTTCAGATATTCCAAGAAACCTACCATAGAGAAACTTATAAAAAGATGCATGAGGCAGGATTTAAAAGAGATTATGATTATAGATTGACAGCTATTGAACGTGCTTTTGAAGCAGGGATTGATGATTTTGGTATTGGTGCACTTCTTGGACTTTATGATTACAAATTTGATGTATTAGCAACTTTGATGCATTCAGAATATATGGATGAAAAATATAATGTAGGACCTCATACTATATCTGTACCTAGATTAAGACCTGCGTTAGGATCAGGGCTGAGTGAAACCCCTTACCCTATAAGTGATTTAGAATTCAAAAAAATTATTAGTGTTTATCGGTTAACAGTTCCTTATACAGGAATCATTTTATCAACTAGGGAAGCTGCATCTCTTCGTGATGAATTATTATCTTTGGGGGTATCTCAAATATCAGCAGGTTCTAAGACAAATCCAGGAGGATATGAAGAGGATGATCGAGAAGCTACACAATTTCAGACAAGTGATGAAAGAAGCCTTGATGAAATGCTTCAAGTAGTTTGTGAACAAGGACATCTTCCAAGCTTTTGTACAGCCTGTTATCGAGCAAATAGAACAGGAGAAGCCTTTATGGAACTTGCAAAGGATGCCCATATTCATGAGTTTTGTCAGCCTAATGCTATTCTTACCTTTAAAGAAAATTTAGTACAATTTGCGTCACTTAAGACCAAAGAAAAAGGGGAAAAAATGATCCAAAAAGAACTTGAGAAAATTGATGATAAAAAGGTAAAGGAAGAGACCTTGAAGAGATTGAAAAGAATTGAGGATGGGGAGAGGGATTTATATTTTTAA
- the hydF gene encoding [FeFe] hydrogenase H-cluster maturation GTPase HydF → MQNTPRSNRLHIAIFGKRNAGKSSLINVLTNQDIALVSNVAGTTTDPVYKAMEILPIGPVVIIDTAGLDDEGDLGSLRIKKSIEVLNKTELAVIVVTANEGITDFDEEMIAKIQEKKIPIVGVVNKVDTYDLDENTIKIWEKTYGFPFVKVSAMNKQGITALKEKMIEQANIEKHEKVILGDLIEPNDFVVLVTPIDKAAPKGRMILPQQQTIRDVIDHGAVAIVTRETELKETLHSLGKKPKLVVTDSQVFKKVNEDTPKDLTLTSFSILFARYKGELKPLVLGAKRVKNLKPGDHVLICEGCTHHRQDGDIGKEKIPRWLENRIGGKLHFEWTSGSKYPEPEEMKKFDLIIHCGGCMLNPKEMEFRINQAVKNKMPIVNYGVLIGMVTGVLERALEPFPEVKEMFEKE, encoded by the coding sequence ATGCAAAATACACCAAGAAGTAATCGATTGCATATTGCCATATTTGGAAAGAGAAATGCAGGTAAATCAAGCCTTATTAATGTTCTTACAAATCAAGATATTGCCCTTGTATCAAATGTTGCAGGGACTACAACAGACCCTGTTTATAAGGCAATGGAAATTTTGCCTATAGGACCTGTTGTGATTATTGATACGGCGGGACTCGATGATGAAGGAGATTTAGGGTCCTTAAGGATCAAAAAGAGTATAGAAGTACTCAATAAAACAGAATTAGCTGTTATTGTAGTAACAGCTAATGAAGGCATTACAGACTTTGATGAAGAAATGATTGCTAAAATTCAGGAAAAGAAAATCCCAATAGTCGGGGTTGTGAATAAAGTAGATACGTATGATTTAGATGAAAACACCATAAAGATATGGGAAAAGACTTATGGATTTCCTTTCGTAAAAGTGAGTGCAATGAACAAACAAGGAATCACAGCTTTAAAAGAAAAAATGATTGAACAAGCAAATATTGAAAAACATGAAAAGGTGATTCTAGGGGATTTAATTGAACCTAATGACTTTGTAGTATTAGTAACCCCTATTGATAAGGCAGCACCAAAGGGTCGAATGATTCTTCCTCAACAGCAAACAATCAGAGATGTTATTGACCATGGGGCAGTAGCTATTGTTACAAGAGAAACGGAACTCAAAGAAACGCTACATTCACTTGGCAAGAAACCAAAGCTTGTTGTAACAGACTCTCAAGTATTTAAAAAAGTAAATGAAGATACTCCAAAAGATTTAACTTTAACTTCCTTTTCTATTTTATTTGCAAGATATAAAGGAGAACTTAAACCTTTGGTATTAGGTGCTAAAAGGGTAAAAAATTTAAAACCAGGAGATCATGTATTAATCTGTGAAGGATGTACCCATCATAGACAAGATGGAGATATTGGAAAAGAGAAAATTCCAAGATGGCTTGAAAATAGGATAGGAGGAAAGCTTCATTTTGAATGGACATCTGGAAGCAAATACCCAGAGCCTGAAGAAATGAAAAAGTTTGATTTGATTATTCACTGTGGAGGATGCATGTTAAATCCTAAAGAAATGGAATTTAGAATCAATCAGGCAGTCAAAAATAAAATGCCTATTGTAAATTATGGGGTACTAATAGGTATGGTTACAGGAGTTCTTGAAAGAGCATTAGAACCCTTTCCAGAGGTAAAAGAAATGTTTGAAAAAGAATAA
- a CDS encoding SDH family Clp fold serine proteinase, with protein MMHHQRRKELIQEISTIRKSHVICYIAGDRQNVSTRIAPDIIPIFHEYLEEIPKGDPIDLFLYTKGGDVLTALRLVHLIYEYTDKFSVLIPFKSYSAGTLISLGSSEILMTKMAELSPVDPNVTNVFNPQDPHNPSARIPISVEDVYSFITILKSTIGITDDASLAKIFSQLLESVHPLALGSIHRTYLLIRSVSKKLLKMHMAPSLEMEMEEIINHLTEKLFSHSYMISRKEALDDIHLPVTYCDDLLEKKMWHLYEEYKDDLLLEQPFLPEKNADMSGRFSVCSGIIEGISKTNAYLFEGIIQRSNDPNQNNVNIIHQGWKKI; from the coding sequence ATGATGCATCATCAAAGAAGAAAAGAACTCATTCAAGAAATATCAACCATCAGAAAATCCCATGTAATTTGTTATATAGCTGGAGATCGACAAAATGTTAGCACAAGAATTGCACCAGATATTATTCCCATATTTCATGAATATTTAGAAGAAATCCCCAAAGGGGATCCTATCGATTTATTCTTATATACAAAGGGTGGCGATGTACTTACTGCTTTAAGACTCGTGCATCTTATTTATGAATATACAGATAAATTTTCTGTTTTAATCCCCTTTAAATCCTATAGTGCTGGTACCCTTATTTCATTAGGCTCCTCTGAAATCCTTATGACAAAAATGGCTGAATTAAGCCCAGTGGATCCAAATGTTACAAATGTTTTTAATCCACAAGATCCCCATAATCCTTCTGCAAGAATTCCTATAAGTGTGGAAGATGTTTATTCTTTCATTACAATTCTTAAAAGTACTATAGGGATTACAGATGATGCTTCTTTAGCAAAAATATTCTCACAGCTTCTAGAAAGTGTCCATCCCTTAGCATTAGGCAGTATTCATAGAACCTATTTATTAATTCGTTCCGTTTCCAAAAAACTCCTGAAAATGCATATGGCACCTTCTCTTGAAATGGAAATGGAGGAAATTATCAATCACCTTACAGAAAAGTTATTTTCTCACAGCTATATGATCAGTAGAAAAGAAGCATTAGATGATATTCATCTTCCAGTAACCTATTGTGATGATCTATTAGAAAAGAAAATGTGGCATTTGTATGAAGAATATAAGGATGATTTACTATTAGAACAACCCTTTCTACCTGAAAAGAATGCTGATATGAGTGGAAGATTTTCCGTTTGCAGCGGCATTATTGAAGGTATTTCTAAAACAAATGCCTATTTGTTTGAGGGCATCATTCAAAGGTCTAATGACCCTAATCAAAACAATGTAAATATCATCCATCAAGGCTGGAAAAAAATTTAG
- a CDS encoding WG repeat-containing protein yields MKKLKLFLSCICFLMIVLFPFHGFTEQEIKGTYEKSSNEVLFNTGVQTTYLDTYTINGQEDVFICIEDLEALGYEKKWHSLLRKTIFTRKGTYADQEKKYFIEDLNFSIDTKILKKNAAHLKSKGNIYKSDVSVYVGDKNATTYNANGYSLIGLNELKRLKIPYFFLFYKETNHDQKLYPLLTTNGYGVVDLNGNLILKPQFDKLFFPENNAKNLLVKKDGFYWIIDRNGNFIKKLIQDNEEIYTQVKENYIIFNFLEEKRRYKIFDFDGNDLFHEDFRDINVLDENHIFIKTKEDIGKVYKKEKDTFEEFYTFEKPIYKVFRVDKNMIFATGIYPHKVLVVDKDQGILSEDEYPDIHPFSNGYAVVELANNRYAFVNEDLKRISSEDYRDIGKVHNNLFAFLKDGKYDGRSSSEGLKGATFGLMDIKKGLVLPPEYKKIRVYKEGAIRFSKVGKKYGILDLNREIILDEKFDHIFMKNNHFYALKNDTFYIYDTKGTLIAKEKNNNQYDLRENTGYFVQFWDDGKKDNLPAGGNWSNDRPDEKLPLGIKDVVLHSFRDEKAHHGFGNVNSILTKDDLLIPYALTYRGCPVPPPDSYFPTYLIK; encoded by the coding sequence ATGAAAAAACTAAAATTATTTTTAAGTTGTATCTGTTTTTTGATGATTGTACTTTTTCCTTTTCATGGCTTTACCGAGCAAGAAATTAAGGGAACTTATGAAAAATCTTCTAATGAAGTACTTTTCAATACAGGTGTTCAAACTACTTATTTAGACACTTACACCATAAATGGACAAGAAGATGTTTTTATCTGTATTGAAGACTTAGAAGCCCTTGGCTATGAAAAAAAATGGCATTCCCTTCTTCGAAAAACTATTTTCACAAGAAAGGGCACTTATGCAGATCAAGAAAAAAAATATTTCATTGAAGATTTGAATTTCTCTATTGATACAAAAATCTTAAAAAAGAATGCAGCTCACTTAAAAAGCAAAGGAAATATTTATAAGAGCGATGTATCTGTATATGTTGGTGACAAGAACGCAACCACCTATAATGCAAATGGCTATTCTTTAATTGGTTTAAATGAATTAAAAAGATTAAAAATTCCTTATTTCTTTTTATTCTATAAAGAGACTAATCATGACCAAAAGCTTTACCCCTTACTCACAACTAATGGATATGGAGTAGTAGACCTTAATGGAAATCTTATCCTTAAGCCCCAATTTGATAAGCTATTTTTTCCTGAAAATAATGCTAAAAACCTTTTAGTAAAAAAGGATGGTTTTTATTGGATTATTGATAGAAACGGAAATTTTATCAAAAAACTGATTCAAGATAATGAAGAAATATATACTCAAGTAAAAGAAAATTATATTATTTTTAACTTTCTAGAAGAAAAGAGACGCTACAAAATATTTGATTTTGATGGAAATGATTTGTTTCATGAAGATTTCAGGGATATTAATGTATTAGATGAAAACCATATTTTTATAAAAACAAAGGAAGATATAGGAAAAGTTTATAAAAAAGAAAAAGATACTTTCGAAGAATTCTACACGTTTGAAAAACCTATCTACAAAGTATTTAGAGTAGACAAAAATATGATTTTTGCTACTGGTATTTACCCTCACAAAGTTTTAGTAGTAGATAAAGATCAAGGAATTCTTTCAGAAGATGAATACCCTGATATACATCCATTTTCTAATGGATATGCTGTTGTTGAGCTTGCTAATAACAGATATGCCTTTGTCAATGAAGATTTAAAAAGGATATCTAGTGAAGATTATCGAGATATAGGGAAAGTTCATAATAATTTATTTGCTTTTCTAAAAGATGGAAAATATGATGGGCGTAGTTCTTCTGAGGGTCTTAAAGGCGCTACCTTTGGTCTAATGGATATAAAAAAAGGACTTGTTCTTCCACCAGAATATAAAAAAATCAGAGTCTACAAAGAAGGAGCTATCAGATTTTCTAAGGTTGGCAAAAAATACGGTATCCTTGACTTGAATAGAGAAATCATTCTTGATGAAAAATTTGATCACATTTTTATGAAAAATAATCACTTCTATGCTTTAAAAAATGATACTTTCTATATTTATGATACAAAAGGGACTTTAATCGCTAAAGAAAAGAATAACAATCAATATGATTTAAGAGAAAATACAGGCTATTTTGTACAATTTTGGGATGATGGTAAAAAAGACAATCTCCCCGCTGGAGGAAATTGGTCCAACGATAGACCAGACGAAAAGCTTCCATTAGGAATAAAAGACGTTGTTTTACATAGCTTTAGAGATGAGAAAGCTCATCATGGCTTCGGAAATGTAAATAGTATTCTTACAAAGGATGATTTATTAATCCCTTATGCTCTTACTTATAGAGGATGTCCTGTACCTCCTCCTGATTCTTATTTCCCTACTTACTTAATAAAGTAA